The window TTGTTCGAAGGCGCTGGGCCCGCCAGCAGCGCCGGACTTGGTTCGGGGTACCCCTGGCGGAGCATGCCGGGAGGAGAGGCTCATGAGGGAGTTGAGCAGCTTCGAGATGGCGACCTCGGGCAGGAAGTCACGAGGAGGTGTACTTAATCGTTCTCGGAACTCGTTCAGCTCGCGTTCTTAAGTCCGCGCACACCGTGCACATGGTCTCCTCTTAGATGCGCATCGGTGCGCATTTTATGCCGGTATTTCGTCACGAAGACCAAGTGTGCGCGCCCACGAAAGCACAATGCGTAAATTTCCGAATCCAGGTCATGCCGATCGTAAACCGTCGGCACGCTGAGAGCGTGAAGGCAGACGCGGGGCGCAAGTATCGTGCGTACCCCACCGGGGATCAGAGCCAGGTCCTGATCGGGTGGGGGCATACGGCGCGCGCTCTGTGGAACGTGGCCCTCGAACAGCGCGTGTACCTGTGGGAGCAGCGCCGGTACACCCTGCGCTCAGCCGAGCAGTGCAAGCAGCTCACCGCCGCCCGCAACGACCTGGAGTGGATCGGGGAGCTCCCAGCTCAGGCAGGCCAGCAGATCCTCCGCAGCCTTGACCGGGCCTACGACAACTTCTGGAACCCCGAGCATCCGGCCCGGTTTCCGGCGCGGAAGAAGCGCGGGCACCGCCTGTCGATTCCGTTTCCCGGGCAGGCGGTCGAGGTCCGCAAGCTGAACCGTAAGTGGGCCGAAGTGCGCCTGCCGAAACTCGGCTGGCTGCGGTTCAGGCTCTCCCGCGCGATCGGCGGGACGATCCGCAACGCCACCATCTCCCGGGATGGCAACGGCTGGCACATCTCCTTCGGTGTCCACACCGGCCGCAAGCCGGACGCGCCGAACGGGAAGCCCGCGTGCGGGGTGGACTTCGGGGTCGCCGCCTCCGCGTTCGTGTCCACCGAGACGGCACCCCGCCTCATGCCGCCGTCGCTGACCGCCAACGAGCAGAAGCGGCTCAGGGCGCTGGAGCAGCGCAAGGCCCGCCAGGTCACGTACGCGAAGAAGTACAACGGAGGGAAGTACGGCAACCGGCTGCGTACGACGATCGCCCAGATCGCTGGGCTCACCACCCGGCAGGCCAACCGACGCCAGGACTTCACGCACAAGCTCACCACTGATCTCGCCAAAAACCACGGCCTAATCGGTATTGAGAACCTGTGCGTGAAGAACATGAGCAAATCCGCGAAGGGCACCGCCGAGAAGCCGGGAAGGAACGTCCGGCAGAAAGCCCGGCTGAACCGGGCCATCCTCGACAACACCCCCGGCGAACGGCGGCGCCAGCTTGAGTACAAGGCCTGCATGCACGGGTCCGTACTCGTCACCGTCCCGCCGTTCCACACATCCCAGACCTGCGCCGCTTGCGGCCAAGTTGATCCCGGATCCCGTAAGGGATGCGGCCGGCTGTTCGCCTGCACCCACTGCGGGCACGAGGACGACGCCGACCACAACGCCTCGGTCGAGATCGAGGCCCGAGCCCGCCGGACGGGTGGCTCGGACATCAACAGCACGCGCAGCATCCCCAGGGTGCGAGTCCCGGCCTCAGGCCGGAGGCGGATGCGTGAAGCCCCGAAGCCCGCCCACGCGAGCTGAAGGGAATCGCCCCCATACCCGGGGGCGAGGATCGTCAAAGGCCGCGCAGCAGGACCGCCGGGGATTCGACGCAGTCGGCGACGTAGCGCAGGAAGCCGCCCGCCGTGCCCCCGTCGCAGACCCGGTGGTCGAACGTCAGCGACAGCTGCACGACCTTCCGCACCGCCAGCTCACCCTGGTGCACCCACGGCTTCGCGATGATCCGGCCGACGCCGAGCATCGCCGCCTCGGGGTGGTTGATGATCGGCGTGGAGCCGTCGACCCCGAACACCCCGTAGTTGTTCAGGGTGAAGGTGCCGCCCGTCAGGTCGGACGGGGCCAGCTTCCCGGCGCGGGCCAGCTCGGTCAGCCGGGCGAACTCCGCCGACAGGGACTCGGGGTTGAGGTTCTGCGCGTCCCGGACCACCGGGACCACCAGGCCCCGCTCGGTCTGCGCGGCGAACCCCAGGTGCACGGACGGGAGCCGGACGATCTCCTTGGCCGCGAGGTCCACGGTGGAGTTGAGCTCCGGGTACCGGGCCAGTGCGGCCGTGCAGATCCGGGCCAGCAGCGCGAGCACCGAGATCTTGGGTCCGGCCGCGGCGTTCATCGCGGCCCGGGCGGCCATCAGCTCGGTGGCGTCGGCATCGACCCAGCAGGTGGCGTCCGGGATCTCCCGGCGGCTGCGCGAGAGCTTCTCGGCGACCGCCCCGCGCACGCCCTTGAGCGGGATCCGCTCGCCCTGCACCGCCACGGCCGCAGCCGCGACGGGAGCCGGCTCGGGGGCCCGCAGCGCGGCCAGCGCCGCCTCGACGTCCGCCCGCAGGATCAGGCCCTCGGGTCCGGATCCGTGCAGGGCGCGCAGGTCGACCCCGCCGTCCCGCGCCAGCTTGCGCACCAGCGGCGAGATCACGGGCACGGGCCCGGCCGGGACGGCCGGGGCGGGCGCGACGGGCGCCGCGGCCGGCACGGTGACCTGAGCCGCGACCGGAGCCGCGGCCGGCGCCGAGACCTCGGCGGTGACGGGTCGCACCCGTCGCCGACGCGCCGGGCGCGAGTGGTCCGTGCCGTAACCGATCAGGGGCCGGGGCACGTTGCCGGAGCCTTCGCCTTCGGCTTCGGCCTCGGGGGCCTCCGGGAGCGTCTGCGCGCCCACCGCGACGGTGATCAGCGGCGCCCCGACCGGGAGTTCCGTGCCCTCCTCCCCGAAGCGGGCGGTGACCACACCGCCGTAGGGGCACGGAACCTCCACCATCGCCTTGGCCGTCTCGACCTCGACCACCGGCTGGTCGATGGCGACGACGTCGCCCACGGCCACCAGCCAGCGGACGATCTCGGCCTCGGTCAGGCCCTCCCCGAGATCGGGAAGCTTGAATTCCATTACCTGCGGCATCAGTTCTCCCACTGCAGGCGGGCCACGGTGTCCAGGATCCGGTCCACTCCCGGCAGGTGGTGCTTCTCCAGCATCGGCGGCGGGTACGGGATGTCGAAGCCCGTCACCCGCAGCACCGGCGCCTCCAGGTGGTGGAAGCACCGCTCCATGATGCGAGCGGCGATCTCCGCGCCGGGTCCGCCGAAGCCGTTCGCCTCGTGGACGACCACCGCGCGCCCGGTACGGCGTACGGACTGCATGACCGTCTCCTCGTCGAAGGGGACGAGCGAGCGCAGGTCGACGACCTCCAGCTCCCAGCCCTCCTCGCGCGCCGCCTCGGCCGCCTCCAGGCAAACCGGAAGCGAAGGGCCGTAGGTGATCAGCGTCGCGCTCGCGCCCGTCCGCCGGACCATCGCCTTCCCGATGCCCGGGACGGCCGTCGGCGCCTCGGGCGACCAGTCGGCCTTCGACCAGTACAGCCGCTTCGGCTCCAGGAAGATCACCGGGTCGTCGCTCGCGATCGACGCGCGCAGCAGCCCGTAGGCGTCCTCGACCGTCGCCGGGGTCACCACGTGCAGACCGGGGGTCGCCACGTAGTACGCCTCGGAGGAGTCGCAGTGGTGCTCCACGCCGCCGATCCCGCCGCCGTACGGCACCCGGATGGTGATCGGCAGGGGCATCGCGCCGCGGGTGCGGTTGCGCATCTTGGCCACGTGCGAGATGAGCTGCTCGAAGGCCGGGTACGCGAAGGCGTCGAACTGCATCTCGACCACCGGCCGCAGCCCGTACATGGCCATGCCGACCGCCGCGCCCAGGATTCCCGCCTCCGCGAGCGGGGTGTCCGTGCAGCGCTCCTCGCCGAACTCCTTGGCGAGCCCGTCCGTGATCCGGAAGACCCCGCCGAGCGTCCCGACGTCCTCGCCCATGACGTGGACCGTCGGGTCCTCGGCCATCGCGTCGCGCATGGCCCGGGTCAGGGCCTGCGCCATCGTCGAGGGCTTGGCCCCCGGCTTCGCGGACTTCGCCGCCGCCACCGTCGTCACGCCTGGTCCTCGGCTTCCAGCTCTGCACGGAGCATGGCCGCCTGCTCGCGCAGCCGGTCGGTCTGCTCCGCGTACACGTGCGCGAACAGGTCCATCGGGTCCACCACCGGGTCCGCGTTCATCCCCTCGCGGAGCGCCGCCGCCATCACCTCGGCCTCGTCGCGCGCCGCCTGGACGGCCGCTTCGTCGATGATCCCGCGCGCGGTCAGCTCGCGCTCGAGCAGG of the Streptomyces sp. NBC_01294 genome contains:
- a CDS encoding RNA-guided endonuclease InsQ/TnpB family protein — translated: MRIGAHFMPVFRHEDQVCAPTKAQCVNFRIQVMPIVNRRHAESVKADAGRKYRAYPTGDQSQVLIGWGHTARALWNVALEQRVYLWEQRRYTLRSAEQCKQLTAARNDLEWIGELPAQAGQQILRSLDRAYDNFWNPEHPARFPARKKRGHRLSIPFPGQAVEVRKLNRKWAEVRLPKLGWLRFRLSRAIGGTIRNATISRDGNGWHISFGVHTGRKPDAPNGKPACGVDFGVAASAFVSTETAPRLMPPSLTANEQKRLRALEQRKARQVTYAKKYNGGKYGNRLRTTIAQIAGLTTRQANRRQDFTHKLTTDLAKNHGLIGIENLCVKNMSKSAKGTAEKPGRNVRQKARLNRAILDNTPGERRRQLEYKACMHGSVLVTVPPFHTSQTCAACGQVDPGSRKGCGRLFACTHCGHEDDADHNASVEIEARARRTGGSDINSTRSIPRVRVPASGRRRMREAPKPAHAS
- a CDS encoding dihydrolipoamide acetyltransferase family protein, giving the protein MPQVMEFKLPDLGEGLTEAEIVRWLVAVGDVVAIDQPVVEVETAKAMVEVPCPYGGVVTARFGEEGTELPVGAPLITVAVGAQTLPEAPEAEAEGEGSGNVPRPLIGYGTDHSRPARRRRVRPVTAEVSAPAAAPVAAQVTVPAAAPVAPAPAVPAGPVPVISPLVRKLARDGGVDLRALHGSGPEGLILRADVEAALAALRAPEPAPVAAAAVAVQGERIPLKGVRGAVAEKLSRSRREIPDATCWVDADATELMAARAAMNAAAGPKISVLALLARICTAALARYPELNSTVDLAAKEIVRLPSVHLGFAAQTERGLVVPVVRDAQNLNPESLSAEFARLTELARAGKLAPSDLTGGTFTLNNYGVFGVDGSTPIINHPEAAMLGVGRIIAKPWVHQGELAVRKVVQLSLTFDHRVCDGGTAGGFLRYVADCVESPAVLLRGL
- a CDS encoding alpha-ketoacid dehydrogenase subunit beta, which codes for MAQALTRAMRDAMAEDPTVHVMGEDVGTLGGVFRITDGLAKEFGEERCTDTPLAEAGILGAAVGMAMYGLRPVVEMQFDAFAYPAFEQLISHVAKMRNRTRGAMPLPITIRVPYGGGIGGVEHHCDSSEAYYVATPGLHVVTPATVEDAYGLLRASIASDDPVIFLEPKRLYWSKADWSPEAPTAVPGIGKAMVRRTGASATLITYGPSLPVCLEAAEAAREEGWELEVVDLRSLVPFDEETVMQSVRRTGRAVVVHEANGFGGPGAEIAARIMERCFHHLEAPVLRVTGFDIPYPPPMLEKHHLPGVDRILDTVARLQWEN